AAGCATTCCTGGGTGGTGCGGGATCCAGCGGATCTTGCGTCCATCGTTGCCCAGGCTTTTTTGATCGCGGCCAGTGGGCGTCCGGGCCCTGTGCTGATCGACATCCCGAAGGATGTCGGCCAGGAGATGTTCGACTATGTGCCGGTCGAGCCCGGGTCGATCGTTCCTCAAGGCTTCCGCAAGCCCCAGCCGCCCCGGGATGAGCCGATCCTGTCGGCGCTTGAACTGATTGCCGAGGCGGAGTGTCCCCTGCTCTACGTGGGTGGTGGAGCGATTTCTGCCAGCGCCCATGACAGCCTCCGCGTGATCGCTGAGCGCTTCCAGATCCCCGTGACCAGCACCTTGATGGGGAAGGGTGCCTTCGATGAAAACGATCCCTTGTCGGTGGGCATGCTCGGCATGCACGGAACGGCCTATGCCAACTTCGCCGTTACCGAATGCGATCTGCTGATTGCCGTCGGCGCTCGCTTTGACGATCGGGTCACCGGCAAGCTCGACACCTTTGCCCCCCGGGCACGGGTGGTCCATTTTGAGATTGATCCGGCCGAAATTGGCAAGACGCGTCGCCCTGACGTTGCGGTGCTGGGTGATCTGGGCCTGAGTGTGGCGCGTTTGGTGGAGCTGAGCCTGCAACGCGAGGTGCAACCACGCACCGCTCCTTGGCTGAAGCGCATCGCCGAGTGGAAACAGACCTACCCCCTCACCGTTCCTCCCTCAGAGGGCGCCTTGTACCCCCAGGAGGTTCTGCTGGCCGTTCGCGATCTGGCACCGAACGCGATCGTCACCACCGATGTGGGGCAGCATCAGATGTGGGCCGCTCAGTACCTGCGCAATGGTCCTCGCGGCTGGATCAGCAGCGCTGGTCTTGGCACCATGGGCTACGGCATGCCCGCTGCGATGGGCGCTCAGGTGGCCTGCCCCGACCGTCAGGTGGTGTGCATTGCCGGTGATGCCAGCATCCTGATGAACATTCAGGAACTGGGAACCCTGGCGGCCTACAACCTCCCGGTGAAGGTGGTGATCGTCAACAACCATTGGCAGGGAATGGTGCGCCAGTGGCAGGAGAGCTTCTACGAGGAGCGCTACTCCGCTTCCGACATGCTCAATGGCATGCCGGACTTCGTGGCTCTCGCTCGCTCCTTCGGTGTTGACGGCGTGCATATCCGCGAGCGGCAGTCGCTGCGCGGGGATCTGGAGGCGGCGCTAAACGCCCCCGGCCCGATGCTCATTGATGTGCACGTTCGCCGTGGTGAAAACTGCTACCCGATGGTGCCCCCCGGCAAAAGCAATGCTGAAATGGTGGGCCTTCCGGCTCCCATGCCGAGTCTCAACACCACGACCCCTTGATTCGTTTCGTCTTAACCGGTTTGCTGTTGCTGCTTTGTGCGGCACCGGTTCAGGCTGCTGAGGTGCTTCAGGTGCGCAACAGTTCCCTGCTTCAGGTGGGTGATCGCAACCGCACCTACACCGTTGTGCTGGCCTGCGCCGCAGTTGATGCGAGCCGGGAAGCCGAGGCGACGGCATGGCTTCGTCAGGAGCTGCCCCGCCGGCGCAGGGTCAATCTTCGCCCGATCGGCTCCAGCGAGGGCCAGCTGAAGGCTCGGGTGACGCCCATCGGCGCGGAGCGTGACCTCAGCACCGGCTTGATTGCCGCTGGTTTGGCCAGCGACAGCTGTGGCGCCAATGGCTGATAACCGAGTCGCCCGGGGCATTGTGTTGGTGCCTTGCCTGCTTCTTGGGGGTGCCTTCCTGGCAACGGCCGCCTGGGGGCAGGGTGCTGCTGCTGAAAATCGCACGCTCGCCATCGGGATTGGTGCTGGCTTGCTCTTGGCCGGTTGGTTGTCCCAATTGGGTGGCGCGTCTGAGGGCTCTGTGACAAAACCAGACGAGTCCGACTCCAATCCCTAACTTGCGTGGATCGGGTTGCTTCCCTCCGATCCCATGTCGAAGCCTGAGTGGCGCCGCTGGCCTTGGCTGTCGTGGTGTGTGGTCGCAGCAACGCTGATTGGCTGCCAATCCATCGTGGCCAGTGGTCTCAATCGCCCGCGTTTGGCGGTGCTGCTGCCGATGGGGCACCGCGATGCGCACGTGCGGCAAGACTTCCTCCAGGGCTTTCGTCTCGGTCAGTCTTCGGTTGAGGCCTGCGGTGAGTCCTTCCCGCTGGTGGCGTGGCATGGGCTCAACTCCGGCGAGGAACCTGATGCGCAGTTGATGCCCTCCCGCGAGCTCAAGCTGCTGGTGGCTCCCCCCTCTGCGGACCTGCGGGCCTTTGCCGCTTTGGCGGTTGAGCGTGACCTCACTGTGTTGTTGCCCTTTCAGCGCGGCCAGTCCTTGGACACCTTGCGTGGTCTCGAAGGCCGTTCACGGCTCTGGCCAATCGTTCCCTCGCACCAGGAGGATCTCAAGGCGATGGTGGCCGCGGCGATGAAAGCCGGTTGGGGACGAGCCATGGTGGTTGAAGACCCTGCCGCCCTGGAATCCACCAGCTCCAACGCTTTCGTTGAGCTGTTTCAGGCTGCGGGCGGCATTGTTGAAAGCTATGAAGCGGAGCCAGTGCAGCGGGTTGACCCCAGCAACGGACGGCGTCTTCAGCGGTTTAAGGACGACATGTCCTGGTCGTGGACGCCCACTGTTGTGGTGGCCGATGCTCCGGATGGACCTTTGTCCCAACAGCTGCGAGCGGAGCAGCAGCAGGGCCGCTTTGGTGGTGGTGCACCGCGAACACCCAACTGGATCTGGCTGAGTGAGGCTGAAGGGCTGCAGGATGCTCCCGAGGTTCCGTGGCAACAGCTCGGCCTCCAGCATCCAGCCCGTGGTGAGGCCTGGCCGGACTTCCAGGAAACCTTCCAGCAGCACACCGGCTCGGCTCCATCGCTGCTCGCCGGTGCCGGCTTCGACACGGCGCGGCTGCTGGCCCTAGCGGATGCAGCACCGTTGCCCCTGTCTGCTGATGGCACCAACGACGCCATGGGTTGGCTGGATCCGGATCAGGAGGTCGTCCAGATTTGCGAGGCCTTCGATCGGCGTCGACGCGGAGAGCCTTTACTCCTGGAAGCTGCGGCCAGTGATTCCCGCTTCCGTGCCGGCCAGGCCCCGTCCGGTCAGGCCATTGCCGGTCTGATCGAATGAGGTCTGGGGATCCAACCTCGAGATGCTGCGCCTGAGTGAGTTGAAACTGCCCCTCGATCACGGGGAGGAGGCACTGCAGGAGGCGGTTCTCAAGCGCCTGCGGATACCGCCAGACCGTCTTTTGAGCCACACCTTGGTCAAGCGCAGTGTCGATGCGCGTCGCCGCGACAGGATTCAGTTGATCTACAGCGTGGATGTGCAGGTCAAGGGTGAGGCGGCCTTGCTGCAGCGCATCGGCAACAAAGGTCGGGTGCGTCCCGCACCGGACACCCGCTACCGGCCGGTCGGTCGTGCTCCGGATGGCTTCCCATTGGAGACGGTCGAGCGGCCGGTGGTGGTGGGAGCGGGCCCCTGCGGCTATTTCGCGGCCTTGCTGTTGGCGCAGATGGGCTTCCGGCCGCTGTTGCTGGAACGGGGCGAGTCGGTGAAGCAGCGCACCCTGCAGACCTTCGGCTTCTGGCGGGGCACCAGCCCCTTCAACCCGGAATCCAACGCCCAATTCGGTGAGGGGGGGGCCGGCACCTTCTCGGACGGCAAGCTGTACAGCCAGGTGAGCGATCCTGAGCACTACGGCCGCAAGGTGCTGGAGGAGCTGGTGGCCTGTGGCGCCAGCGAAGAGATCTTGACGCTGCATCGACCCCACATCGGCACCTTCAAACTCGCCACCGTGGTGCGCGGCCTTCGGGCGCGGATTGAAGCGCTGGGGGGTGAGGTGCGGTTCAACAGTCGTGTGGAGCGCCTGCAGCTCAGTGCCAGCACCGGTGAAAAGCCCCATCAACTCGAGGGGGTGGTGCTGGCTGACGGTGCGGAGATCCCTTGCCGCCATCTGGTGCTGGCCCCGGGGCATTCGGCGCGGGACTGCTTTGAAATGCTGGAGGAGGTTGGTGTGCAGCTGCAGCGCAAGCCGTTTTCGGTGGGTGTGCGGATTGAGCATCCGCAGCATCTGATCGATGCAGCCCGGTGGGGGGAGGCGGCCGGCCATCCGCGTCTCGGGGCGGCCGAGTACAAGCTGGTGCACCATGCCGAGAACGGACGCTGCGTCTACAGCTTCTGCATGTGTCCCGGTGGATTTGTCGTGGGTGCCACCTCGGAAGAGGGCCGGGTCGTGACCAACGGCATGAGTCAGCATTCTCGTAATGAGCGAAACGCCAACAGCGGCTTGGTCGTGGCCCTGGATGCAGACGACCTTGCCCCGTTTGAACGTTTTCCCGGGGACCCGTTGGCGGGAATAGCCCTGCAACGGGATCTCGAGCAGCGTGCCTTCCAGCTTGGGGGCAGCACCTATGCCGCTCCAGCGCAGCGGCTGGAGGATTTTCTCCTCGCCCGTTCGTCAACCCGCCTTGGCGCCATCGCAGCGTCGTATCAACCGGGCGTGCATCCTGCCGATCTGACCGATCTTCTTCCCGCTCCGATCGTTGAGGCGTTGCGCGAGGCGTTGCCGGCTTTTGCCCGCAAGCTGAGGGGCTACGACCACCCCGATGCTGTGCTCACCGGCGTCGAAACCCGCACGTCATCGCCCGTTCGCATACCCAGGGATGACGCACTGGAATCCCTCAATGTGAGGGGTCTGGTGCCGGCGGGGGAGGGGGCGGGCTACGCCGGCGGCATCCTTTCGGCTGGAATCGATGGCATTCGGGCCGCTGAAGCCTTAGTCCTCCAAATCCTGGGGACTGTCCCTCAGTCCCCTTGACCCTCACCCGACTCGGCGATCAATACCCTGCAAAGGGTGTGGAGGAGTGATGCACCACGATGCGTAGAGCCCCCTCGTCATCACGCACGTAGCCGAAGGTCTTATCGACCTTGCTGGTGGTGCCATCGGCTGCTTCCAGATGAACCCAGCCCATGGCATTGGCGGTGTTCCCAAAACTCTGAATCACGAAAATTTCAGGCTCACATTTCACCCAGGGGCTCCGCTTGGCCCCGGGGGTACCAATGGCAAAGCCGGAGTCGCCGAAGGCCGGATCGTCCCCGACGAAATACGACACAGCACCACTGCGGGTGTCGCGGAAGGTGACGTCACCTTTGGCCCAGGTCGGCTTGAAGGCCACGGGACCGAACTGATAGCCGTAGGCCGCATCAATGACTTCGCCTGCCAGGGGTTTGGATTTGGCCAGACCGCCCTTTTTATGGGTTTTGCTGATGGTGATAAGGGCCTCGCACCAGGCGTCCTGGGCGGCCTTCACCTCGCTCACCTTGATGGTTTCCGACATCACGGCCGGCTTGGCATCAGCGGCAACTCCACAAACAAACAGAGGAGCGACGGATGCCGCACTCGCCAAACCCAGGCGAAGCATCGATTGGAACATCGTGAAAGGTCAAATGCCTTCTCAAACTGGCCTGCAGCTCAAGGCTCGTCAGCCTTTGCCATCAAACCGTGATTTGAAGGTTCAGGTTGGGGCTTGCGCCACGATTCCACTCCACTGCACGGCTTTCACCTGATCGCGTCGCCATGAATGGAACAGCTCGGGTTCACTGACGGTGCAAAGCGGGCAGTGGGAGATTCGTTCGCCGGCGATTCCCGCCTGTTGGAGTTGCAACCGGGCAGCGGCACGGATGTCCAGACGATGCCGCCCCGGTTGCTCATCCGTTGAGACGGCTCCGCGTTCCGACAGGTCAACATCGCCTGGGATGGCGGCGGCGATGGCCTGCACCACCTCATCGCCCACCTGGTAACGCGGCCCGCTCACGGCAGGCCCCAGGGCAATGACCAGATCCTCCCGCCGGGCACCCTGCTCCACCAGGCGATCCAGGGCTGTGATCAGGATTCCAGCGGCCACGCCTCGCCAGCCGGCATGGCAGGCCGCCGCATGCCCGGTGCCTGGATCCGCGATCAGCACCGGCGTGCAGTCGGCGCCGCACACCCAGAGGCTTTGCCCTCCGCGATCACTCACAAGGCCGTCGCCTTTAGGCCAGGGATCCTGACGGGCATCACTGGCGTTCAGCACGATTCCACTGTGCACCTGCTGGGGACGATGGACACTGATGCCGGCGCTGATGTAGCCAGCTAATTCATCGGGTCCGCGGCCATGCCACAGCCGGGTGAAGAACCCATGCTCGAAGCCTTGTTCGTGTAGCAGATCGCTCTGGAGGTAATACCCCCCATAGCAACCGACCCAGGTCCAGCCCTTCAACGTGTTGAAGCTGCTGTCTGGTCGATCAAATGGCCCGTCTTTCATCAGCCCTGCAATCAGGCCATCGGGATGTCCCGCAGCATCCAGAAGCCGCCAAAGGTCTGCTCCTCTGGGCTGGCCTGGATGGCGATGAATTGCAGACCGCGCACCTGCTGTTGTGAGGTCGTCAGTGCTTCTGCGATTTCAGCGGCAACCCCAGGTTCCAGGTCACTCACCAGCCAGCGGTCGTCCTGACCGGCTTCCAACACCAGTTGCCGGTCTTCAACGGTCATTCGTACTGGTTCGAGACCGCCCAACCAGCCCGCCATAGCGAGGGAGCGGCTCTGGCTGAACAGTCGTAAACCCGGGACGGAAGCATCGGGATCGATGCCATCGGGCACCGGCAGAAGCCCGCTGAAACTCATCGGCCATTCCGCTGCCTCCAGCAACAGGCTTGCCGGCAAGGCAGCCCAGCTCCAGGCATCCCCTTGAACCTCCTCCGGGAGCGGCACCGGCGGCGTTGGGACAGGGGCCGGAGCAGGGGCGAGGGGGCCGGCCATGAAGCCCTCCTCTTGCGGGTACACCTCCCGTTCGCGTTGTTGCAGCCAATCGAGCAAGGCAAACGTGCGGCGACTTGGAATCACCTCGAGGTCTTGTTCTGCCGCGGCACGCTGCACCATGGTGCGCATGGAACTGCGCCAGCAGCGCAGGCGTAGGGGGGATCCCCAGCCTCCGCTGGCGGACATCTCCTTGGCTTCCGCCATGGCTTGGCTCAGCCACAGTGAATTCACCTCGCCGGAGGGACACACCTTGGCGAAGCGAAAGGGTGGTGCGTCGCTGCTCGCCGGCGGCGTGGAGGTGATCAGCAGTTCCCAGCGCTTGCGGCCATCGGCCTCCAGGATCGGTCGGGAGTAGAAGTCGAGTTCCCAGTCTTCAGAGGCTGTCAGGGCAGCAGTGCTCATCCGGCGGATTGCTCCTGCTGCTTCAGCATGTTTTGTGCCCGGCTGGCACGATCGGCGGCTTCAGCCATCACTTTGTCTTTTTCAATCAAGAGCTCGCCGGGGGGGCCTTCGAGAAGGGCTGTGTTGAGGCCAATGCGTCCGCGTCCCGGGTCCAGTTCCGTGATCAGGGCGGACACCCGGTCGCCCTGATCAAACACCTCACGGATCGAGCGCAGGCTGCCGTTGGTGATCGCTGATTGGTGCAGCAGTCCGCTGATGCCACCGAGGTCGATGAACAGGCCGTAGGGCTTCACAGCAGCAACTTGGCCTTCCACCAATTGACCCACTTCCAGATCTTGAAAGCGTTCAGCGACGGCGGCACGTTTTTCAGACATCACCAGCTTGCGGGTTTCGGAATTGACCTCGATGAAGGCCACGCCCAGGGTCTTGCCCACCAGCTCCTGGTGATTCTCACCGTTTTGTAGTTGAGAGCGGGGAATGAAGCCCCGAAGCCCTTCGAGATCGCAGGTGACACCACCGCGGTTGAAGCCATTCACGATGACCTGAACCACTTTTCCCTGCTTCTCCATGTCCTTCACCCGGTCCCAGCTCTTGCGCAACTCCAGGGCGCGGCAGCTGATCGTGACCATTCCATCAGCGTTCTGCTCACGGGTCACCAGAACTTCAACTTCCAGGCCCTTGGGGAAGCGCTCGCGGAAGTTGGTGATGACGCCGAGGCCCGCCTCGCTCTTGGGCATGTAGCCCGGAGCCTTGCCGCCGATATCCACATACACGCCATCGTTTTCGATGCCGATCACGTTGCCCTTGATCACTTCCCCGGTCGTGCCGACTGGTGCGTTCTCGTCGAGGGCGGCGAGGAACGCTTCTTCGTCGAAATCGAAATCGTCAACGCTGCGCGGTTGATTGCGCTGCTCTTTCTTGGGCTTGCTATCCGGCGCACCCATCAGGTCAGCCATGGTCATGCCTTCCATGCCGCCCATGTCGAAACGGGCGTCGTCGTCCGTGCTTCGAGAGGTGGCTGACTCCTGTTGCACCGGCCGTGGCGGTGTGGCGAGACCGGCACGTTCCTCAAGGATGCGTGCTTTTTCCGCCGCTGCTTCAGCCGCCGCGCGAGCTTCTGCAGCCTCCAGCTCAAGCTTTTCCTGCTCTTCGCGGCGATTGATCTGCATCACCTGCAGCGGTTTGGTCGCTGCCGGCTTGGGTGCCTTCGGGCGGTTGGGCTGCGGGCTGCCGGCTGCGGGCATGGACCATCGGGGTCGTCGATCGCCCATTTTGACAGGCTGGGCTGGGATCAGCATCCCCATGCCTGTGCAACTCCATGGATCAGCCCCGCAAGCGATTTGATCAGCTGACATGGCCTGAGGCCAGAAACGCTGCCTCTCGGCCTGGTGCCACGGTGATCTGGCCGTTTGGAGCCCTTGAGCAACACGGCCCCCAGCTGCCCCTGGCGACGGATGCCGTGTTCGCTGAAGGCATCCTGGATTCGGTTCTGTCTGGGCTTGATCCCGGTCTACCGCTGTGGCGGTTGCCTTGTCAGGCCATCGGCTTTTCGCCTGAGCATCAGAACTTTCCCGGCACCCTCAGTCTTTCGGCTTCTCTCATTCTTGATCTGGTCGAGCAGGTGGGCATGCAATTGGCGGCGATGGGGATGCAGCGCCTCGTTTTGTTCAATGCCCACGGCGGCCAAATCGGTTTGTTGCAGGTTGCGGCCCGCCAGCTGCGGGCCCGCAGCCCGTCGCTGGCTGTTCTTCCCTGCTTCCTTTGGAGTGGTGTGGACGGGTTGGCTGATCTGCTGCGAGAAGAGGAGTTGCTCCATGGCTTGCATGCCGGGCAAGCCGAAACCAGCTTGATGTTGCAGCTCGAGCCAGACCTGGTCGGGTCAGCCCGCCCTGTGGATGGACTTGTATCGTCTGGCTCCTCTCAGGAACCGCCGGAGGGGTGGAGCCTCGAAGGGGCGGCACCCTGCGCTTGGCTCACCGACGATCTCAGTGCAACGGGCGTGATCGGGGATGCGCGTGAGGCATCGGCAGGCCTGGGCCGCCGCTTGGAGGAACGTCTTATTCGCCATTGGCAGGCGCGTTTTCAGACCCTTATGGCGAGTGACTGGCCCCCCTCCCAAAGCCTGCTCAGCTAACCGTCCAAGGGCCCGTCCAAGTGCTGAAGTTTGGACGCATGTGTCCCCAACTCTTGGGGCACTGGTTATTGTCAGTCCCACTTAAGTGGTAGCAAGCGTCCTATGACGACCCTCAACGCACCTGAAGCACCTGTGCTGGAGGGCCAAGACGCACTGCCCGATTTCACAACCGCTGCCTACAAGGACGCCTACAGCCGGATCAACGCCATCGTGATCGAGGGCGAGCAGGAAGCTCACGACAACTACATTTCTCTCGGGACGCTGATCCCCGACCAGGCTGAGGAGCTCAAGCGCCTGGCACGGATGGAAATGAAGCACATGAAGGGCTTCACCTCCTGCGGCCGGAACCTGGGCGTTGAAGCTGACCTTCCTTTTGCCAAGAAGTTCTTCGAACCGCTTCACGGCAACTTCCAAGCTGCGCTCAAGGAAGGCAAGGTGGTTACTTGCCTGTTGATCCAGGCTCTGTTGATCGAAGCATTTGCCATTTCCGCATATCACATTTATATCCCCGTAGCTGATCCCTTCGCTCGCAAGATCACTGAGGGTGTTGTTAAAGATGAGTACACACATCTGAACTACGGCCAGGAATGGCTGAAGGCCAACTTCGAAACCAGCAAAGATGAGCTGTTCGAAGCAAACAAGGCCAACCTTCCCCTAATCCGCTCGATGCTGGAAGACGTGGCTGCTGATGCTGCCGTCCTCCATATGGAAAAGGAAGACCTAATCGAAGACTTCCTGATCGCCTACCAGGAAGCTTTGGGTGAAATCGGCTTCACCTCCCGTGATATCGCCCGGATGGCGGCGGCAGCTCTGGCCGTTTAAACCAGTTCGGGACCCCATTGACGCCGGTTTTTCGACAGGCACGTTGCCGTCGATACCGGTTGGCGTGGGAGCATGGTCCCTCGAGGTGTTCTTTGAGACGTCAGCAGTAGGGCATGTTTGGTCTGATCGGACATTCAACGAGTTTTGAGGCCGCTCGCCGCAAGGCAATGGAACTCGGTTTCGATCACATTTCGGACGGAGATCTCGATGTGTGGTGCAGCGCACCTCCGCAGCTTGTGGAGCATGTTGAAGTCACCAGTCCAACGGGCACGACCATCGAGGGTGCCTACATCGACTCCTGCTTCGTGCCCGAGATGCTGAGCCGTTTCAAGACGGCTCGCCGCAAGGTGCTCAACGCGATGGAACTTGCCCAGAAGAAGGGCATCAACATCACTGCCCTGGGCGGTTTCACCTCAATTATTTTCGAGAATTTCAACCTGCTGCAGCACCAGACGGTGCGCAGCACCACCCTGGATTGGCAGCGGTTCACCACCGGGAACACCCACACGGCCTGGGTGATCTGCCGCCAGGTGGAGAACAACGCCCCAACCCTCGGTATCGACCTCAGTAAGGCCAAGGTCGCTGTTGTTGGCGCGACCGGTGACATCGGCTCCGCCGTCTGCCGTTGGCTTCAGGCGCGTACAGGCGTCGAAGAACTGTTGTTGGTGGCGCGTCAGCAGCAACCGTTGCTGGACCTGCAACAGGAACTCGGCAGTGGAAGGATCCTGACGCTCGATGAGGCTCTGCCGGAAGCGGATGTGGTCGTCTGGGTGGCGAGCATGCCCCGGACCCTTGAGATCGACCACAACAGTTTGAAGAAGCCTTGTTTGATGATTGACGGGGGCTACCCCAAGAATCTGAATACCAAGGTCGCTGGTGGCGGCATCCACGTGTTGAAGGGTGGAATCGTTGAGTTCTGCCGCGACATCGGTTGGTCGATGATGGCCATCGCCGAGATGGAGAAACCTCAGCGCCAGATGTTTGCTTGCTTTGCAGAAGCGATGCTGCTCGAATTCGAGCGCTGTCACACCAACTTCAGCTGGGGGCGCAACAACATCACCCTCGAGAAGATGGATTTCATCGGTGCGGCATCGGTCCGCCATGGGTTCAGCACCCTGAACCTCCATCCCAACCTGCAGGCCACTGCCGCCTGATCCCCGGAGAGCCATGCCCCGTCGCCCCCTGCTTGAGTTCGAAAAACCGCTCGTCGAGCTGGAGCAGCAGATTGAGCAAATCCGCCAGTTGGCCAGGGATTCGGAAGTTGACGTGTCGCAGCAGCTGCAGCAGCTGGAGACCCTCGCAGCCCGTCGGCGTCAGGAGATCTTTCAGGGGTTGACTCCCGCCCAGAAGATTCAGGTCGCCCGCCATCCTCAGCGTCCGAGCACGCTGGATTTCATTCAGATGTTCTGTGACGACTGGGTCGAACTGCATGGAGACCGTCGTGGCAATGACGATCAGGCGTTGATTGGCGGCGTCGGACGGGTGGGTGATCGACCGATCATGTTGATCGGCCATCAGAAAGGACGCGACACCAAGGAAAACGTCGCCCGCAATTTCGGGATGGCCGCTCCGGGTGGCTACCGCAAAGCGATGCGGTTGATGGACCACGCCGATCGCTTTCGCTTGCCGATCCTCACTTTTATCGATACTCCCGGTGCCTATGCCGGACTCGAAGCTGAGGAGCAGGGCCAGGGTGAAGCAATCGCCGTCAACCTGCGGGAGATGTTCCGCTTGCGCGTTCCGGTGATCGCCACTGTGATCGGCGAGGGTGGTTCCGGCGGTGCGTTAGGGATCGGGGTGGCGGATCGATTGCTGATGTTCGAGCACAGCGTCTACACCGTTGCCAGCCCTGAAGCCTGTGCCTCCATCCTTTGGCGTGATGCGGCAAAGGCGCCGGACGCAGCGGCAGCCTTGCGGATCACCGGTCGCGATTTGTTGGAGCTGGGGGTGGTGGATGAGGTTCTCGAGGAGCCTTCCGGTGGCAACAACTGGGCGCCGTTGGAAGCCGGTGAGATCTTGCGGGCGGCGATCGAGCGGCATCTGGATGACTTGCTCAGCCTGTCAGAACAGCAATTGCGAGATGCCCGTTACTCCAAATTCAGGGCTATGGGGCGTTTTCTCGAAAAAACTTCACAGGATGTCGAGAAAGCAGCTTAAGGTGTCGTGGTTTGCTAACGGTTTTTGCCAACGGCTCTAATTACGGGTGCGAGTCGAGGCATTGGTCGCCGCACAGCTGAGCTCCTGGCTCAACAAGGCTGGGACCTGCTTCTGACGGCCCGCAGTGCCGATCAACTTGATCAGCTCGGTGAACAGCTCAGGGATCAGGGCGTCTCCGTGGCGTCTACTGCCATTGATCTGACCCAACCTGATGCGATCGCTTCAGCGATGGCCGACCTGCAGCAGCAGGGGGCTACACCTGCGGTGTTGATCAACAACGCGGGTGCCGCTTACACCGGCGACCTTCTGGCCATGCCGCTGGAGCGTTGGCAATGGCTGTTACAGCTGAATGTCACCAGCGTGATGCAAGTTTGTTCAGCAGTTGTTCCCTCCATGCGAAAGCACGGCGGACTGGTGATCAACATCAGCAGCCATGCCGCCCGCAATGCCTTCCCCCAATGGGGCGCGTATTGCGTGACCAAGGCTGCTTTGGCCAGCTTCACCCGCTGTCTGGCCGAAGAAGAGCGTGGCCATGGCATTCGTGCCTGCACCCTCACTCTCGGAGCCGTCAATACTCCGCTGTGGGACGCGGAAACCGTACAAAGCGATTTCGATCGTCGTGCCATGCTCTCTGTCGATCAGGCAGCAGAAACACTGGCGAATCTGGCGATGCAACCCAGCAACCAGTTGATCGAAGACCTCACCCTTATGCCGGCAGCCGGCGCCTTCTGAGCGAGCACTATGACCTCCACAGTCCCTTTCGTTTCCAACGGCGTCGCCAACAGCAATGGCAATGGCCGCAGCAGCTTGAGTCCAAAGATTTCAGCGCGGATTCGTGAACGCCTGAGAGAAGCAGGTGCGTCTTTCCTGGCCAATGACAACATTGCCGATCACCTCCTGCCTGGTGAATTGGATCAATTGCAGGTTGAAGTCGCTGACAAAGTTCGCGACCTGCTGCGCAGCTTGGTGATTGACATCGAGAACGACCACAACACTCACGAGACGGCGGAGCGGGTCGCCAAGATGTACCTCCAGGAAGTGTTCAAAGGGCGCTATCAACAGCAACCCAAGGTGGCCAGCTTCCCGAATGTGAAGCAGCTGGATGAGATCTACACCGTTGGACCGATCACGGTGCGTTCCGCCTGTTCCCACCACCTGGTGCCGATCATGGGCAACTGCTGGATCGGAATCAAGCCTGGCTCCCGCGTGATCGGTCTGTCCAAGTTCACCCGCGTGG
The Synechococcus sp. PROS-U-1 DNA segment above includes these coding regions:
- the folE gene encoding GTP cyclohydrolase I, giving the protein MTSTVPFVSNGVANSNGNGRSSLSPKISARIRERLREAGASFLANDNIADHLLPGELDQLQVEVADKVRDLLRSLVIDIENDHNTHETAERVAKMYLQEVFKGRYQQQPKVASFPNVKQLDEIYTVGPITVRSACSHHLVPIMGNCWIGIKPGSRVIGLSKFTRVADWVFSRPHIQEEAVMILADEIEKLCEPQGLGIIIKAQHYCMKWRGVKEPQTSMVNSVVRGDFRHDPSLKQEFFELVRQQQALLST